Proteins encoded by one window of Desulfurococcus sp.:
- a CDS encoding cysteine hydrolase, translating to MKPALLVVDMLKEFVYGRLKSPSAVRIVPVIRELVSAARSTGIPVVYLADSHLPFDYELSIWGRHAMQGDPESSIIDELKPEPGDIVLYKRSYSGFRETGLDYVLRDLGVDTVILTGIHTHICVMHTAIDAFYNRYKLIIVEDAVSAFSESDHEWALNYMKSILGARIVKSSEVLDMIKRGVV from the coding sequence TTGAAGCCCGCGTTACTCGTAGTCGACATGTTGAAGGAGTTCGTGTACGGCCGTCTTAAGAGCCCTAGCGCTGTCAGGATAGTGCCAGTTATAAGAGAGCTTGTATCAGCAGCTAGAAGCACGGGTATCCCAGTCGTATACCTGGCTGACAGCCACCTTCCATTCGACTACGAGTTATCCATATGGGGCCGCCACGCGATGCAGGGGGACCCGGAGTCCAGTATCATTGATGAGCTTAAGCCTGAGCCCGGCGACATAGTACTCTACAAGAGATCTTATAGTGGCTTCAGGGAGACAGGGTTAGACTACGTGCTGAGAGACCTCGGCGTTGACACTGTGATCCTGACCGGAATACACACTCATATATGCGTAATGCATACGGCTATTGATGCCTTCTACAATAGGTACAAGCTGATTATTGTTGAAGATGCAGTTAGCGCTTTCAGCGAGAGCGATCATGAATGGGCTTTAAACTACATGAAGTCTATTCTCGGGGCGAGAATAGTGAAGTCTAGTGAAGTACTCGACATGATTAAGCGTGGAGTAGTTTAA
- a CDS encoding DNA topoisomerase I, which translates to MSPSIWDLKGRVLVIAEKPKAAVRIAEALSPSYVKKRSGSVTVYEVAGRNQQIVVASAVGHLYGLHTKMKGYPVYEYEWVPVYITGEGKEYAREYLEILGKLCRIADYYVNACDYDVEGSVIGYLIIKFNGDLKRAFRAKFSALTREELTRAFNNLSGLDYEMVEAGLCRHELDWMWGINVSRALMKSIEEAGGKKITLSAGRVQTPTLKYVIDEISKRNYFIPLPQYTVSVKVRVDGGEMLLEYAGNPVEEHSRAVAVAREVESQSYLVVDKVVEELVQLKPPPPFNLGDLQKEAARIYGFSPARTQSIAEKLYLEALISYPRTNSQKLPPSINYRKILEGLQATREYKSLVSTLLSETRGILKPAEGDKEDPAHPAIYPTGVTPGRLERDEWLVYDLIARRFMAAFALPARIARYTISAKTPRGSTRFHASGQRVVELGWLRYYEFHKPSEVELPRLREGVKLSVVRALVREHYTKPPRRLTKIDILRWMESVEIGTEATRAQIIEKLFERKYLRLASRSVEATELGYGVVEVIEKFFPDLLSVELTRKFEKYMEDIRRGVRERGMVLKEARETLSMLLRKFDDNRLQAGRQLAIRLGIVDLGSRRCAVKTCRREATVKGLCERHAEALRLVYEYYREWSRRKKIEFSEYIEKLGKLKATGRWIKDVIEAGLIEG; encoded by the coding sequence ATGTCTCCTAGTATATGGGATCTCAAGGGTAGAGTACTAGTTATCGCGGAGAAGCCTAAGGCTGCTGTAAGGATTGCAGAAGCTCTTTCACCAAGCTATGTTAAAAAGAGGAGCGGCTCGGTGACAGTATACGAGGTCGCTGGTCGTAACCAGCAGATAGTTGTAGCAAGCGCTGTAGGCCACTTATACGGATTACACACTAAGATGAAAGGCTACCCTGTCTACGAGTATGAGTGGGTTCCAGTCTACATTACAGGTGAAGGCAAGGAGTATGCTAGAGAGTACCTGGAGATACTGGGGAAGCTATGTCGGATTGCAGACTACTATGTTAACGCATGTGACTACGATGTTGAAGGAAGCGTTATAGGCTACCTGATAATAAAATTCAACGGTGACTTGAAGAGGGCTTTTAGAGCCAAGTTCTCCGCTCTCACAAGAGAGGAGCTCACAAGAGCCTTCAACAATCTAAGCGGACTCGACTATGAGATGGTGGAAGCAGGGCTCTGCCGTCATGAGCTAGACTGGATGTGGGGTATTAATGTTAGTAGAGCACTCATGAAGTCTATTGAGGAGGCTGGAGGCAAGAAGATTACGCTTAGCGCTGGAAGAGTTCAAACACCCACTTTAAAGTACGTTATCGATGAAATCTCCAAGAGGAACTACTTCATACCACTACCCCAGTACACGGTGAGCGTTAAAGTAAGAGTAGATGGAGGCGAGATGCTGTTAGAGTACGCTGGGAACCCAGTCGAAGAGCATAGTAGGGCGGTAGCAGTAGCCAGGGAAGTAGAGAGTCAAAGCTACCTTGTCGTCGATAAAGTTGTCGAAGAACTCGTTCAATTGAAACCTCCTCCCCCCTTCAACCTAGGCGACCTGCAGAAGGAGGCTGCTAGAATATACGGGTTTAGCCCGGCTAGAACACAATCAATCGCTGAGAAACTATACTTGGAGGCCTTGATAAGCTATCCGAGAACTAACAGCCAGAAGCTTCCTCCCTCAATAAACTACAGGAAGATACTAGAGGGCCTGCAAGCTACTAGGGAATACAAGAGTCTTGTTTCAACCCTTCTCTCAGAAACCCGCGGGATCCTAAAGCCTGCTGAAGGAGACAAGGAGGATCCAGCACATCCAGCCATATATCCTACAGGGGTCACGCCAGGCAGGCTTGAGAGAGACGAGTGGCTGGTATACGACCTTATTGCTAGGAGGTTCATGGCGGCTTTCGCGCTTCCAGCTAGGATAGCCCGCTACACGATCTCTGCTAAAACTCCTCGGGGGAGCACGAGGTTCCATGCAAGCGGGCAGAGAGTAGTAGAGCTCGGATGGCTTAGATACTACGAGTTCCATAAGCCTAGTGAAGTAGAGTTGCCGAGGCTAAGGGAGGGCGTCAAGCTAAGTGTGGTGAGAGCACTCGTGAGGGAGCACTACACTAAGCCTCCTAGAAGGCTAACCAAGATAGATATATTGAGGTGGATGGAGAGCGTTGAGATAGGTACAGAGGCTACTAGAGCCCAGATAATAGAGAAGCTATTTGAGAGGAAGTACCTGCGTCTAGCCTCTAGAAGTGTTGAAGCAACAGAACTAGGGTATGGTGTAGTAGAAGTCATAGAGAAATTCTTCCCCGACCTCCTAAGCGTTGAACTCACACGGAAATTCGAGAAGTACATGGAGGATATTAGGCGTGGAGTTAGAGAGCGAGGCATGGTTCTCAAGGAAGCCAGAGAAACACTATCCATGCTACTCAGGAAATTCGATGATAACAGGCTTCAAGCCGGGAGGCAGCTGGCTATACGGCTGGGTATAGTAGACTTAGGGAGCCGTAGGTGTGCGGTGAAAACTTGTAGACGCGAGGCTACTGTGAAGGGGTTGTGTGAGCGGCATGCTGAAGCCCTTAGACTAGTATACGAGTACTACAGGGAGTGGTCTAGGAGGAAGAAGATAGAGTTCAGCGAGTATATTGAGAAACTGGGGAAGCTGAAAGCTACCGGCAGATGGATTAAAGATGTGATAGAAGCTGGATTAATAGAGGGTTAA
- a CDS encoding ABC transporter substrate-binding protein — MVLDEMSKQLARSTVIYLIVLVVLIATTIPVNASIVVQDSLGRTVSIPEAPRRIVSLAPSITEILAYLNALEYVVGADSISLSDEWLNVSMVLKSRNTVDVGGYWWSSIKAEKILELNPDLVLADRGAHAPLLDFFNRYNITVVYLSGGSARSISDVLSDVYTVSQIVNRSSLFNEFNRKLNEEIEKYRSLIIEEYRGVRVLYVVSLTGGIWVAGSGTFVDDLLGRLTLVNAGSGVYGWGMLSLEDVARLNPDIIIVGWEWGATSMEPQLKESGLLNLGKPIVVLNQSETDILSRPGPLVLYAPSVIYGALTRSNITSTKPVVAGESSFPTATVVVVAATIVALITLLVLVRFKARRT, encoded by the coding sequence ATGGTGTTGGACGAAATGTCCAAGCAGCTTGCTCGAAGCACTGTAATCTACCTCATAGTACTCGTAGTGCTAATTGCCACTACAATACCTGTTAACGCATCAATAGTAGTACAGGACTCTCTTGGTAGAACTGTGAGTATTCCAGAAGCACCTAGAAGAATAGTTTCACTCGCCCCCTCAATAACAGAGATTCTAGCATACCTGAATGCACTGGAATACGTGGTGGGAGCAGACTCCATATCCCTTAGTGATGAATGGCTGAACGTATCCATGGTACTGAAGTCGAGAAATACTGTTGATGTAGGAGGATACTGGTGGTCTAGTATTAAAGCTGAGAAGATACTCGAGTTAAACCCGGATCTAGTGCTAGCTGATAGAGGAGCCCATGCCCCGCTCCTAGACTTCTTCAATAGATATAATATCACGGTAGTCTACCTTTCGGGGGGATCCGCTAGAAGCATTAGTGATGTTTTAAGCGATGTATACACGGTCTCCCAGATAGTGAATAGAAGTAGCCTCTTCAACGAGTTTAACAGAAAGCTCAACGAAGAGATAGAGAAGTACAGGAGTCTTATAATTGAAGAGTACAGGGGGGTTAGAGTACTCTACGTTGTCAGCTTAACCGGGGGGATATGGGTAGCGGGCTCTGGGACATTCGTAGACGATCTTCTTGGAAGGCTTACATTAGTGAACGCTGGCAGCGGTGTGTACGGGTGGGGGATGCTTAGTCTTGAGGATGTCGCCAGGCTGAACCCAGACATAATAATAGTAGGCTGGGAGTGGGGTGCTACCTCCATGGAGCCCCAGTTAAAGGAGAGCGGGCTACTAAACCTCGGTAAACCTATCGTAGTATTAAACCAGAGTGAAACTGACATACTCTCAAGGCCAGGTCCTCTAGTACTCTACGCTCCCAGCGTAATCTACGGGGCTTTAACCCGCTCGAATATCACGTCTACGAAACCTGTGGTAGCGGGTGAATCCAGCTTCCCCACTGCTACTGTAGTAGTGGTAGCTGCAACCATAGTAGCTTTAATCACGCTGCTAGTACTAGTGAGGTTTAAGGCGAGGAGGACTTGA
- the dph5 gene encoding diphthine synthase: protein MLAFVGLGYSRRHLTQEALELLGMADKIYVDTYTSIYEDGYEWIKRVNPSAEVVYARRADLEGEGISRVVSEAERMNVAVACPGDPFVATTHDAIRVEALRRGVEVRIASGVSIVSLIYSRLGLQSYRFGKMVTLVYPRDFKPYSVVETIYSNLERNLHTLILLDLRVEEGLAMTIPEAITILGELDEKGMLMDQIGVAIARLGWSTELVRAGRLRYLREQSYPPPPHSLVITAKLHPVEAENLLYTAGLKL from the coding sequence ATGCTGGCTTTCGTAGGATTAGGGTACTCCCGTAGGCATCTAACGCAGGAAGCCCTTGAACTATTAGGGATGGCCGACAAGATCTACGTTGACACCTATACATCGATCTACGAGGATGGATACGAGTGGATTAAACGAGTGAATCCTTCAGCTGAAGTAGTCTATGCTAGGCGAGCGGATCTCGAAGGCGAAGGAATCAGTAGAGTAGTGAGCGAAGCGGAGAGAATGAATGTAGCTGTAGCCTGCCCCGGCGACCCTTTTGTTGCAACTACTCATGATGCTATTAGAGTTGAAGCCTTGAGGAGAGGGGTTGAAGTAAGGATTGCATCAGGGGTCTCTATTGTAAGCTTAATCTACAGTAGGCTTGGACTTCAATCCTACAGGTTTGGTAAGATGGTTACACTAGTATACCCCAGGGACTTCAAGCCTTACAGCGTCGTGGAAACCATCTACAGTAACCTAGAGCGGAACCTTCACACTCTAATACTACTCGACTTGAGAGTAGAAGAGGGGCTAGCTATGACTATACCTGAAGCGATCACTATTCTCGGCGAGCTCGACGAGAAGGGCATGCTAATGGATCAAATAGGTGTAGCTATAGCTAGACTAGGATGGAGTACAGAGCTTGTGAGAGCTGGTAGACTACGCTACCTGAGAGAGCAGAGCTATCCTCCCCCACCCCACTCGCTGGTTATTACAGCTAAACTACACCCCGTGGAAGCCGAGAACCTTCTGTACACTGCCGGGTTGAAGCTTTAA
- a CDS encoding RNA repair domain-containing protein yields the protein MKRKRGEIEEWLKRVVFGGRRDEYVVYIRFRTEQGEVLKPIPGGVIEDFRGGLIYTRSEVIPVHRVEEIRDKNDRVIYRRRS from the coding sequence GTGAAGCGTAAGAGAGGGGAGATTGAAGAGTGGCTTAAACGAGTAGTGTTCGGCGGCCGGAGAGACGAGTACGTGGTTTACATTAGATTCCGCACTGAGCAGGGCGAGGTCTTAAAGCCTATACCCGGCGGCGTCATCGAGGATTTCAGAGGAGGCTTAATCTACACGCGTAGCGAGGTCATCCCAGTCCACAGGGTAGAGGAAATCAGGGATAAAAACGATAGAGTTATATACAGGAGGAGAAGCTAG
- a CDS encoding iron ABC transporter permease, with product MKSTSFFLLATLLILLVLLLYDLNGVSPLVFNYRLNRILSALFTGAIIALAGVLLQSSLRNPLVDHYLLGVGSGALTATYLSVIAFNGYFLGVQVFSMMGGLAALALTILLAEKLAGTSSSYILAGIGVNSLLSGASVLLSYIAVRVYPYAQLLLVGSFITSTPEKLQVLAGTLVFSTVLFTLIAKPLNTLSVSDEFAVTAGFNPRITRLTSIIVAGLSSSIVTSMYGLIGFIGLASPHMARYITGRSDNRVVGPVAILLSSTLLYLTDFTSRRVFTAVWGEVPAGAVASLIGAPYFIYLLVFKRGALR from the coding sequence TTGAAGTCAACCTCTTTTTTCCTGCTAGCTACGCTTTTAATACTATTAGTTTTACTACTCTACGATCTTAATGGTGTAAGCCCGCTGGTATTTAACTATAGGCTTAACAGGATTTTATCAGCGTTATTTACTGGTGCTATTATAGCTCTAGCAGGAGTTCTACTTCAATCATCTCTACGCAACCCGCTTGTAGACCACTATCTACTGGGTGTTGGAAGCGGGGCTCTCACAGCAACGTATCTCTCAGTGATAGCTTTTAATGGATACTTTCTCGGAGTACAGGTGTTCTCGATGATGGGGGGTCTTGCAGCCCTGGCTTTAACGATTCTTCTCGCTGAGAAGCTTGCTGGAACATCCTCCTCGTATATTCTAGCAGGTATAGGCGTGAACTCTCTTCTATCAGGGGCTTCAGTGCTACTATCCTATATCGCTGTGAGAGTATACCCGTACGCTCAGCTTCTGCTTGTTGGCAGCTTTATTACATCTACACCTGAGAAGCTTCAAGTGCTAGCTGGCACCCTCGTGTTCTCTACTGTATTGTTCACTCTTATAGCTAAACCTCTTAACACTCTCAGTGTTAGCGATGAGTTCGCGGTTACAGCAGGGTTTAATCCCCGTATAACCCGTCTTACATCAATCATTGTGGCTGGCCTCTCGAGTAGTATTGTCACCTCGATGTACGGGTTGATAGGCTTCATCGGGCTGGCATCACCCCACATGGCTAGGTACATAACTGGTAGGAGTGATAACAGGGTTGTCGGGCCTGTAGCAATTCTGCTGTCTTCGACTCTACTGTACTTAACGGATTTTACTAGCAGGAGGGTTTTCACGGCTGTCTGGGGTGAAGTACCTGCCGGTGCTGTAGCTTCTCTCATCGGGGCCCCCTACTTCATCTACCTGCTAGTCTTTAAACGGGGTGCATTAAGATGA
- a CDS encoding chromatin protein Cren7, producing MEKQVLKCPKCGSSNVDVERTWQLTSPLPDSKGRITITVMGVLKCRNCGYRWKGVVSKLKVGGEEVEIEGSKRKIEDHGEPRPPKEIVIDLDELLSEE from the coding sequence ATGGAGAAGCAGGTGTTAAAATGCCCTAAGTGTGGTAGCAGCAATGTAGATGTAGAGAGAACCTGGCAGCTCACCTCCCCTCTACCAGACTCTAAAGGCAGGATCACTATTACAGTAATGGGGGTCCTCAAGTGCAGGAACTGCGGTTACAGGTGGAAGGGGGTTGTAAGCAAGCTGAAGGTTGGAGGCGAAGAAGTCGAGATTGAAGGCAGTAAGAGAAAAATCGAGGATCACGGGGAACCCAGGCCACCTAAGGAGATAGTCATAGACCTTGATGAACTGTTGAGTGAGGAGTAG
- a CDS encoding Glu/Leu/Phe/Val dehydrogenase, with translation MSAQASLYENDPVYQMAVKQLRESASLLGLSDDIVEALRHPEKLIQVKVTIRRENGRIETYLGWRSQHNSALGPYKGGIRYGEDTTPGEVVALSMWMTWKTSLAGIPYGGGKGGLRVDPKKLTPRELEEASRKFFAAIAREVGPDIDIPAPDVYTNPQIMAWYFDEYSKIAGYPAWGVVTAKPPELGGLQARVISTGYGVALIAREAARRILGGLEGRTVAVHGFGNVGTYAAEYLAKWGARVVAVSDSSGYVYDPKGLDVEEVKRVKESTGKVTSYSKGDARVSGNHMELLELPVDILVPAAIQDVITRENAGRVKAKVIVEAANGPTTPEAEAILHEKGVVIVPDILANAGGVVMSWIEWSHNRMGCWLTDEEALARLDKMMSLNFDRVYSDWMKRFSTHPMRTAAYAIAVDRVVKAMKLRGWI, from the coding sequence ATGAGTGCTCAAGCCTCACTCTACGAGAACGACCCTGTCTACCAGATGGCTGTAAAGCAGCTTCGTGAGTCAGCATCGCTCCTAGGGCTCTCTGACGACATTGTAGAGGCCTTAAGGCACCCTGAGAAGCTGATTCAAGTCAAGGTGACTATTCGAAGAGAGAATGGGAGAATTGAAACGTACCTGGGCTGGAGGAGCCAGCATAATAGTGCTCTAGGACCCTACAAAGGCGGGATAAGGTACGGTGAGGATACTACTCCAGGTGAAGTAGTCGCCTTATCAATGTGGATGACCTGGAAGACCTCGCTTGCTGGAATACCTTACGGTGGAGGTAAAGGCGGTCTTAGAGTAGACCCTAAGAAGCTCACTCCAAGAGAGCTGGAGGAAGCTAGTAGAAAATTCTTTGCTGCGATAGCAAGAGAGGTTGGACCAGACATCGATATACCAGCCCCCGACGTATACACGAACCCGCAGATAATGGCATGGTACTTCGACGAGTACAGTAAGATAGCAGGGTACCCGGCTTGGGGTGTTGTCACAGCTAAACCACCTGAGCTAGGCGGGCTTCAAGCCCGTGTTATATCAACAGGGTATGGTGTAGCTCTTATAGCAAGGGAAGCAGCTAGGAGAATACTAGGCGGGCTTGAAGGTAGAACAGTAGCAGTCCACGGCTTCGGCAACGTGGGTACTTATGCAGCAGAATACCTTGCTAAATGGGGTGCTAGAGTCGTTGCTGTAAGCGATAGCAGTGGATACGTGTACGACCCGAAGGGACTCGATGTAGAGGAGGTTAAGAGAGTTAAGGAGAGCACTGGTAAAGTGACAAGCTACAGTAAGGGTGACGCCAGGGTTTCAGGCAACCACATGGAGCTACTAGAGCTACCAGTAGACATCCTTGTGCCAGCAGCGATACAGGATGTTATAACCAGGGAGAATGCTGGGAGAGTAAAAGCCAAGGTGATCGTGGAGGCTGCTAATGGGCCGACCACCCCGGAGGCAGAGGCAATACTACACGAGAAGGGAGTGGTCATAGTACCAGACATCCTAGCTAACGCTGGAGGTGTTGTAATGAGCTGGATTGAGTGGAGTCACAATAGAATGGGGTGCTGGCTGACTGACGAGGAGGCTTTAGCAAGACTCGATAAAATGATGTCCCTGAACTTTGATAGAGTCTACAGTGACTGGATGAAGAGGTTCTCTACTCACCCCATGAGGACGGCGGCATACGCTATTGCTGTTGACCGTGTTGTTAAAGCAATGAAGCTGAGAGGTTGGATCTAG
- a CDS encoding ABC transporter ATP-binding protein has translation MIEGSSVTVEYARGLKGLEKASFRIMDRAVTCLIGPNASGKSTLLRAIARITSYKGTILLDGQEVSRTPLAVLSRILSYSSPTLVSTSLSLKVREVLEMALYPLGAVDPGDAITGVSVELGVAGLLDRYVDELSSGELQRVILAAAFIKNPRYLLLDEPDAHVDVGFKPVLSRIIRRRTSSSTSIIATHDPIFASHTCDYILLLRKGAIIFSGRLEELLENPRLVEEAYGTAFTVASMPGGRRVLVPCY, from the coding sequence ATGATTGAGGGTAGTAGTGTAACAGTAGAGTATGCCCGTGGATTGAAGGGGTTGGAGAAGGCTTCATTCAGGATCATGGATAGAGCTGTAACCTGCCTTATAGGCCCTAACGCCTCAGGGAAGTCTACGCTTCTCCGAGCAATAGCAAGAATCACCAGCTACAAGGGCACAATACTCTTAGATGGCCAGGAGGTTTCAAGAACACCTCTAGCAGTTCTATCAAGGATTCTCTCCTACAGCTCGCCTACACTAGTATCTACCAGCCTGTCATTAAAGGTTAGAGAAGTCCTTGAGATGGCGCTTTACCCTCTGGGAGCAGTGGATCCCGGGGATGCTATTACAGGGGTCTCCGTGGAGCTCGGCGTAGCAGGCTTACTCGACAGGTACGTGGATGAGTTGAGTAGCGGTGAGCTTCAAAGAGTAATTCTAGCAGCAGCCTTCATTAAGAATCCACGCTACCTGCTACTCGATGAACCTGATGCCCACGTAGACGTAGGCTTTAAGCCTGTGCTATCGAGAATCATCAGGAGGAGAACTAGCTCTTCGACTAGTATTATAGCAACCCACGACCCTATCTTTGCATCGCATACATGCGACTATATCCTGCTACTCAGGAAGGGGGCTATAATCTTCAGTGGCCGCCTCGAGGAGCTCTTAGAGAACCCTAGACTAGTAGAGGAAGCCTATGGTACAGCGTTCACAGTAGCCTCTATGCCTGGTGGAAGAAGGGTGCTAGTACCCTGCTACTAG
- the eno gene encoding phosphopyruvate hydratase, whose protein sequence is MNQSLPVDSMTVYMDVYDDIYVIRDVRGRMVLDSRGNPTVQVRVVTEGLGVGVANAPSGASTGRHEAVEVRDGGREFKGKGVSKAVENVNRMIAKALIGMNSRRQLEVDSKLIEIDGTPNKARIGGNAIVATSLAVAKAAASTMGVPLYYYLGGKAADVLPVPLLNVINGGVHAGNKLDFQEFMIVPAGFSSFHDAMRAAVEVYQDLKAVIKEKYGPTAINVGDEGGYAPPLEKIRDALDLLMEAIRRAGYEPGGEVALALDAASSQFYREDKGVYVVEGRELSRDDMIQLYEKLVEDYPIVSIEDPLHEEEFEGFAEMRRRLGGRILIVGDDLFTTNPSRLSRGISVGAGNAILVKVNQVGTLSETMEVIKLAYESNYRAIISHRSGETEDTAIADIAVGLSAGLIKTGAPARGERTAKYNRLLEIAEELEKPRYPGFKVFPRKP, encoded by the coding sequence ATGAATCAGTCACTCCCGGTGGACTCTATGACTGTATACATGGATGTCTACGATGATATATATGTAATCAGGGATGTAAGGGGGAGAATGGTACTCGACAGCAGAGGTAACCCGACGGTACAGGTTAGAGTAGTCACAGAAGGCCTCGGTGTAGGTGTAGCTAACGCTCCAAGTGGTGCTTCAACTGGCAGGCATGAAGCTGTAGAAGTGAGAGATGGTGGTAGAGAGTTCAAGGGTAAAGGGGTTTCAAAAGCCGTTGAAAATGTTAATAGAATGATAGCTAAGGCTCTCATAGGCATGAACTCGAGGCGCCAGCTTGAAGTAGACTCAAAGCTCATTGAGATCGACGGTACACCAAACAAGGCTAGGATTGGAGGCAACGCTATTGTTGCAACAAGCCTTGCTGTAGCTAAAGCTGCAGCTTCAACAATGGGCGTTCCATTATACTACTATCTCGGGGGCAAGGCAGCTGACGTGTTGCCAGTACCATTACTCAACGTGATCAACGGGGGAGTCCACGCCGGCAACAAGCTGGACTTCCAGGAGTTCATGATCGTTCCAGCCGGGTTCAGCAGCTTCCACGACGCTATGAGGGCTGCAGTCGAAGTCTACCAGGATTTGAAAGCCGTAATCAAAGAGAAGTACGGGCCTACAGCCATAAATGTCGGTGATGAAGGCGGGTACGCGCCGCCACTGGAGAAGATAAGGGATGCACTAGACCTCCTCATGGAGGCTATACGTAGAGCAGGCTACGAGCCAGGCGGGGAGGTAGCTCTAGCACTAGATGCAGCTAGCTCGCAATTCTACAGGGAGGATAAAGGCGTCTACGTAGTGGAGGGTAGAGAGCTGAGTAGAGACGACATGATTCAGCTCTACGAGAAGCTAGTAGAAGACTACCCTATAGTAAGCATAGAGGACCCCTTACACGAAGAGGAGTTTGAAGGCTTTGCTGAAATGCGTAGAAGGCTTGGAGGCAGGATACTAATAGTTGGAGACGACTTGTTCACTACGAATCCCTCGAGACTCTCAAGAGGGATTAGCGTAGGGGCTGGGAACGCTATACTAGTGAAGGTAAACCAGGTTGGTACTCTCTCTGAGACCATGGAGGTAATTAAACTAGCATATGAAAGCAACTATAGAGCTATAATCAGTCATAGAAGCGGGGAGACGGAGGATACAGCGATAGCTGATATTGCTGTAGGGCTCTCAGCAGGCTTAATTAAGACTGGTGCACCGGCTAGAGGCGAGAGGACAGCCAAGTACAACAGGCTTCTAGAGATAGCTGAGGAGCTGGAGAAGCCGAGGTACCCTGGATTCAAGGTATTCCCTAGAAAACCGTGA
- a CDS encoding isopentenyl phosphate kinase, with translation MNQSRLELVYVKLGGSLITVKSKPVTVKSEALDTVVKALRRVYGRVGLVLGNGGGSFAHYAVRRYCNGDPAICISKCHQSTRLLNRLIVDYLVSSGIPASSVQTSAFITVKPGGGFQVFYEPVASLLSLNVIPVVYGECLPSDEGPVVISTEEVFGLLAEVLKPSRIVLLTDVKGIYTCNPSKCSNPELVRRIDKSNLSLILDNLREEAKADVTGSIYGKIESMSRLSSKLGVRVIMTSGFNADEVVSAILKGEVGEGTVIEV, from the coding sequence TTGAATCAAAGCCGGCTTGAACTAGTCTACGTGAAGCTCGGAGGAAGCTTAATCACAGTTAAAAGCAAGCCTGTCACAGTGAAATCCGAGGCCCTTGACACCGTGGTTAAAGCTCTACGTCGAGTATACGGGAGAGTAGGACTCGTGTTAGGCAACGGGGGAGGCAGCTTCGCCCACTACGCTGTAAGAAGATACTGTAATGGGGACCCAGCTATCTGCATCTCTAAATGTCACCAGTCAACTAGACTCCTTAATAGACTGATAGTAGACTACCTAGTGTCCTCTGGGATACCGGCATCTAGCGTGCAGACTAGCGCGTTCATCACTGTTAAACCTGGAGGGGGATTCCAGGTGTTTTACGAGCCGGTTGCCAGCCTGCTCTCCCTTAACGTGATACCCGTAGTGTATGGTGAGTGCCTTCCATCAGATGAAGGCCCGGTAGTAATCTCCACTGAAGAAGTCTTCGGGCTCCTCGCTGAAGTGTTAAAGCCTTCAAGAATAGTGCTTCTAACAGATGTAAAAGGCATCTACACGTGTAACCCATCTAAGTGTAGTAATCCAGAGCTCGTGAGAAGAATAGATAAGAGTAATCTAAGCTTAATCCTCGATAACCTCAGAGAGGAGGCTAAAGCTGATGTAACTGGGAGCATATACGGTAAGATTGAATCAATGAGTAGGCTTTCAAGCAAGCTTGGGGTTAGAGTGATCATGACGTCTGGCTTCAACGCTGACGAGGTAGTTAGTGCTATTCTTAAAGGAGAGGTGGGGGAGGGAACAGTCATAGAAGTATGA
- a CDS encoding signal peptidase I produces the protein MTPKTDGGFDPSLQNILTTLLLVLLVLFAISALDSKTPLLAVVKGVSMLPTLREGDIVFLKSASPGDIRVGDVVVYTTPRGELVIHRVIGVVVDHETNTYYYRTEGDNNVIEDLPNYERGLGVPYSRIVGKVVEFNGYVFKIPYLGYITLLLRSLRP, from the coding sequence TTGACGCCTAAGACTGATGGAGGCTTCGATCCATCCCTGCAGAATATACTTACAACTCTACTACTAGTCCTCCTAGTGTTATTCGCTATCTCAGCACTAGACTCTAAGACACCACTACTAGCTGTTGTAAAAGGAGTTAGCATGCTTCCAACACTAAGAGAGGGGGATATAGTCTTCTTGAAGAGTGCTTCCCCCGGTGATATAAGAGTAGGTGATGTAGTAGTCTACACGACTCCTAGAGGCGAGCTTGTAATCCACAGAGTTATAGGAGTAGTCGTAGACCATGAAACCAATACATACTACTATAGGACGGAGGGTGATAACAACGTGATTGAGGATCTCCCTAACTACGAGAGAGGCCTAGGCGTGCCCTACAGCAGGATAGTTGGCAAGGTGGTTGAATTCAATGGATATGTATTCAAGATCCCTTATCTAGGCTACATAACACTTCTTCTCAGATCCCTAAGACCTTAA